In Coregonus clupeaformis isolate EN_2021a unplaced genomic scaffold, ASM2061545v1 scaf0007, whole genome shotgun sequence, the sequence AGACCAAGACGAAGCACCCCACGATGATGAGGTGGATGGTGGCCACTGTACGCTTTTCGTCGTCAGTGTTGTGGTGGAAGCCCTCGAAGCAGCGCGACACGTTGCGCTCATCCACCTGGATGCCCGTCTTCAAGAGGTGCGGCACGGACATGGACAGAGTGAGCGTCCAGATAACCATGGTGACAGCCACTCCGCGGCGCCAACGGTCGGACGAGGCGGCATCAAGCGGGCGCGTGATGGCCCAGTAACGGTTGACGCTGATGGCGGCGAGGAAGAGGATGGAGCAGTAGGTGTTGATGAAGAAGAACACGCCGGTGACACGGCACAGGAAGTCGCCGTAGCGCCAGTCGCCGCTGCAGTGGTAGTAGCCAATCCAGAAGGGGAGGGCGCACACGAAGAGGAGGTCGGCCACAGTCAGGTTGGCCATGTAGATGCGGATCTCGTTCATGgccttggcattgcgcatgcgCCGCAGCACGAACAGCACGTAACTGTTGGCTATCAGCCCAAGGACAAACACAACACCGTAGAACACTGGGAAGAGTGTGTAGCGGAACTCCGAGTCCAGAAAGGTTGTTTTACCGACTGTCGTTAAGTTCACTTTCCTGGACACTGCTAAGTCCTCTGGCATCCCCATGGTGGCCTCCACTGTTGGTTATGCTAAAGAAAGCAACTCCCTCTGTGAGAAAAAGACTTCATATTAGACTCATATTTCAAGAATCACTCTTTAATGTTCACTTTAGTACTACTCTTACTGTAGTCAGTAGGAGAACGTTGGACATGTCTAGTGTCTCTCTCAGGTGAAATGAATAGCTATAGGCCTATCCAGTCTGAGCAGTTGTTGATTCACTGAATCAACTCCTGACAAACACACAAAGTGTGTCACACACCACCATATTTGAGAGTTTCTCAacttactgtaaatgtaaatcaaatgCAGTTGTATCTATAGAAACCAAAAAACACACCTATCATAACAGTCAGCTATGACACATACAGGAATTGTCTTACAACACTTGTGTCACCAGCCTTTTCTGGTCTGCTTTCAAGAAGCAACACTtgccgcgttcacatgctagtcagaagtaggaaactctgaaatgtccaacTTGCTGATTCGTTGAACGTGGCACATGTAAAACTAGAACTGGAaatgtcagagtttcctagttccgactagcacgtgaacatcaaatcaaattgtatttgccacatgcgccgaatagaacaggtgtaaaccttaaagtgaaatgcttacagtgagggaacaGCCCCGGTACCACTTGCCGCACTGTAGccaagagaacagtctatgactagggtggctgaagacgttgacaatttttagggccttcctctgacaccgcctggtatacattcacattttttaaatgtttagtcatttagcagacgcttttacccagagcgacttacagttagtgagtgcatacattttcatactggccccccgtgggaatcgaacccacaaccctggcgttgcaagcgccatgctctaccaaatgagctacacggggggctatagaggtcctggatggcaggaagcttggccccagtgatgtactgggccttacgcactaccctctgtagtgccatgcggtcggaggccgagcagttgccataacaggcagtgatgcaaccagtcaggatgctctcaatggtgcagctgtataactttttgaggatcttttcagtctcctgacggggaataggctttgtcgtgccctcttcacgactgtcttggtgtgtttggaccatgatagtttgttgatgatgtggacaccaaggaacttgaagttctcaacctgttccactacagccccattgatgAGATCCTACCAtcgttaaagctggaatccttaattggTTTAAACTGCCACATCAATTTGGGGTATTACAACAACAAATAACTTACTGCAAATAACGAACAGTTTTTTCCCTCAAACATCATTGCCCATGTAATAGGACAGCAGAATATGCactgcaatgtttttttttttaccatgatGCCGAATGCTCTTCTCCTCTGTTtcctctgcctgccctccaggacacacccgatgtcacaggaaagccaaaaagataatcaaggaccaataacatttgacttgatttgatttagagACAGACCAAAGCGTGGCGGATGCTGTGGTGGCcgttgctgtggtgagagagagatgcGCGCCTGAATCTCTCACCATTACTAGAGCGAAATTCACtaaaatgaaataattcagaatacaacaccaggagtaggcctataatttagccacagaggatcaatagctttaaaaaaatatgtatagcCTAGCTGTGATTTGTATGTAGGCTAGACCAATCACAAGACATACCCTACAGTAGGGAACAGCATGCAGCTCAGGGTctacctccttgcccgtccaaatacaatattgaaataataataattgatttcCCAGTGTGGAGCGCCgacagaaagacgcatcaatctcagttaaagcatccgagcgagcaaaacagcgcccctcaatctcagtatgtgtagagtgcagaccatgtatctgatgctgtctggaccaaaattCGTACCATATCATACTTTTTGCAAATTCGTAGCATATTGTACGTTTtctgcaaatttgtaacatataaaATGAAttccaattcgtaacatatcatatgaaatgggtgaTGGTCATACATAAATGAATACATATGATACGAAATGCAACATATCACACTAAATTATTGTAGTGGATTCGCACAAGAGCAGATGACTgctgttttacaggctcctaaccaattgtgtgttttttcgcgttatttgtaacatattttgtacataatgtttctgccactctCTCTTATGACAAAAGGTTTAATGAAGAAGCGATGTAGATATAGGGGACCTAGCACGGGGTACCTTGTAAGAATCCGACGGTGAGTGGGTAACCCACCTCTACCTTCCGTACGATTAGCCAACATgcaatcattggataataaactggatgagctccaatCAAGACTATCCTACAGACGGgaaattaaaaactgtaatatcttatgattcaccgagtcgtggctgaacgacaacatggataacagacagctggctgggttttccgtgcatcagaaagatagaacagctgcctctggAAAGACAAGGGTGGCGATCTGTGtccatttgtcaataacagctggtgcacgaaatctaataataaggaagtctcaaggttttgcttgcctgaggtagagtatctcatgataagctgtagaccactctatttaccaagagagttttcatctatattttttgtagccatctatttacgaccacaaaccgatgctggcactaagaccgcactcaacgagctgtataaggccataagcaaacaagaaaatgctcatccaaaggcggcgctcctagtggtcggggattttaatgcagggaaacttaattccgttttacctaatttctaccagcatgttacatgtgcaaccagaggaaaaaaaactcgagaccacctttactccacacacagagacacgtacaaagctctccctcgccctccatttggcaaatctgactataactctatcctcttgattcctgcttacaagcaaaaactaaagcaggaagtaccagtgactcgctcaatatggaagtggtcagttgacgcagatgctaaactacaggactgttttgctagcacagagtggaatatgttccgggattcttccgatagcattgaggagtacaccacaccattcactggcttcatcaataagtgcatcgatgacgtcgtacccacagtgaccatacgtccataccccaaccagaagccatggattacaggcaacatcctcactgagctgaagggtagagctgctgctttcatggagcgggactctaacccagatgcttataagaaatcctgtaatgccctccgacaaaccatcaaacaggcaaattcGTCAATACAGGACTGAGATTTCATCCTACTACACCGACTcagatgctcgtcggatgtggcagggcttgcaaagtattgcagactacaaagggaagcacagccacaagctgcccagtgacacgagcctaacAGACTAGCTAAATGAATTATATAcgcacttcgaggcaagcaacactgaagcatgcatgagagcaccagcttttccggacgactgtgtgatcacgctctccatagccgatgtgagtaagacctttaaacaggtcaacattcaaaaggctgcagggccagacggattaccaggacatgtactcatagcatgcgctgaccaactggccaACATTTTCCACCACTCCCTGACCGAgcctgtaataccaacatgtttcaagcataccaccatagtccatgtgcccaataacactaaggtaacctgcctacatgactaccgacccgtagcactcacgtctgtaaccatgaagtgctttgaaaggctggtcatggctcacatcaacaccattatcccagaaaccctagacccactccaatttgcataccgccccaacagatccacagatgatgccatctctattgcactccacacttccctttcccacatggacaagaggaacacctacgtgagaatgctacagtgagggaaaattatttgatcccctgctgattttgtacgtttgcccactgacaaagacatggtcagtctataattttaatggtaggtttatttgaacagtgatagacagtataacaacaacaaaatccagaaaaacgcatgtcaaaaatgttataaattgatttgcattttaattagggaaataaggcttctcaacagcttctacccccaagccataagactcctgaacagctaatcacggCTACtcggactacttgcactgcccccccacccccaccccatcttttaacgctgctgctactctgttaattatttatgcatagtcactttaactctacccacatgtacatattacctcaactacctcaactagccggtgcccccacacattgactctgcacccgtacccccctgtatatagcctccctactgttattttattttacttctgctcttttttctcaacacttttttgttgttgttgttttatttaacttttttattaaaaataaatgcattgttggttaagggctgtaagtaagcatttcacggtaatgtctacacctgttgtattcggcacatgtggcaaataacatttgatttgatttgatttgttgatcTTGCCAACCCCCATTGTCACACCTCTGAGAAGCAGAGGTTCTGTTGTGATTAGATCATGTAgatctgatatctgattggagatTAACTTTACAGTAATACTATTGTTCAACAACTCAGATGCTTATAAAAGGGTCTTAGATTCACTGATCTTTcttctttgttcctgacctgcgcTGTGAGACACCTACAttcttctttctcttcttctcccAATGAGGCACAAGCCATGGttctttatggagtcagataaacattttaataggctaCTTCCTTAGTCTTATTATGAGTCACGTGATGTATATACAGTCTAATATATACTACTACACTAGGTGTGTGTAATGGTAGTGATAGCTGAGTGCATTCATCAGCCAGtagtcctctccttccctcccatcTCTTTATCTCCCCTCATCCCTCGCTGCCTACTACTTTCTCCCTCCCCttactctccctccttccttcatttctctctatctcctgtttgtatgtgtgtgtatgtggagagagagagagagagagagagagagagagagagagagagagagagagagagtgtgtgtaaggGGAGGTAACACCTCCAATCAGATATAGCTACCTAGCCACTAAGAACCTGAGGTTTAAATGTATTAAAGTTTATTTTAGTTTCACCAACGAGAACGCCCCACTTTCTCCCTCagtaagctaacgttagctagctgaacAGCTTGGTAACCACCTACTCGAGGTAAATCTAAGATCACTTCAACAATTCAGCATGAAATCTTGATAGCAGCATAGCAAAATGTTCCCAAGAACCTTATCTTTGAAGTGATTTTTTTGTGTGCGTTTCGTCAAAAATATATGGTCATACAGTGTAGATGAAAGCTTGCTTACCTTCGCACTCCACAAAACTCCTTCCAGACTTCAATCAACTTAAGTTGTATACTTCGAGTTGATACTGAAATCGTTTATGATTGGACTAGAAAACACCTCCCGAAATGGACAAATGTGAAAGCAGTATTTTCAGAAGAGCGCAAAAAGTGCATGTCAGAATGGTCAAACCGCTCTGGCCCAACTGATTCAGGAAGCTCCACCGATATCAGAGAGACATGCTCACGAACGGTTAATCAGACAACACTGACATTTACACACGttcacaacatattaaggaaGATATTTATATAAAATTAATTCACAGTTTATCAAAATATTATGATTTATAAACTGAGCACCAGCGTCAAACAGTAGAATTCTCGCTCAGCGTCCAGATTTTAACACCctaccagaggacatttttgtTCTTTGCGATCAGAGGTAAGTTGCATTTTAATTACCTGCTACCTTtgtaatattatatatatttctGGAGTAAGATAAATATTTCTAAGATATAATTCAGCTGTTGAAATTGTGTTTTGATGGCGAGTGCAAACCAAATTGCAAATCAAATGGCGAGTGCAAATCAAattgtaagaacggcccatgttctgaattctgtcgctgtacatttcaaaagtgctgaacaaatagctcgctcattaattacatttttacattttagtcatttagcacagtTAGTGatgttaatgtcttaatcgaaatcacggattgcctcttatcaaCTTGTCATCCCCGTATGCAATAGTTTgtcatctcaattgtcagtagaaaccacatttgtttaagcaagtcaggcATATccgctatgttttttttaaaggcagtaaatgatgctgaattaactgtttcgctgccagacaaggctccgctgatagccaggtgtagcagtggtaaggtgttgggactgctgttgggacagctttatgtaggccctaacagtttgtgggcaccgtttgtcaccgttatagtgcaattaatgtattgtttagtgttgtgttgtgtagtggctttgctggcatgcatcgtacatgttttttgttatttaccccaccaagattgaaatgctaaaatcgccactgcttgAGCAGTTTCTTAAGAGGgctacttttacttgagtaaattACAATCTaagtaacagtacttttactcaagtacagATTTTCAGTACTCTACCCACCTCTGCAAATTATACACAGCCTAACTATAAAACGTAGCTGCGCATCCACACTGGAGGAAAGTTTATCgttcttgtggtcctctgtatctcaattggtagagcatgacgcttgtaacgccagggtagtgggttcgatccccgggaccacccatacgtaaaaatgtatgcacacatgactgtaagtcgctttggataaaagcgtctgctaaatggcatattattatattattataaggcttacatctgtcaatcaactgatggcCCAAATCAGCTCAGCCAGGGAAACACAAACAGTAGGCTATTATCGGTTTTCACACCTTTCGTTATGTGACAATGGATAGGCTAACGGGTAGCCTACAAAATGTATTGGGATAACATTggcttatttttttaattttaattttattcaacctttatttaaccaggtaagccagttgagaacaagttctcatttacaactgcgacctggccaagataaagcaaccATCGATGACACTAGATTATCGCCAACTGATGTCTCGTTAAACCATCACTATGTGCTAAATTCACCAGCACAGCTgataatacacacaaaaaaaatgtatgcacgcgtgactgtaaatcgctttggataaaagcgtctgctaaatggcatattatattattattattattatattatgtcaATTGCAACCATTATTGGTCACCTCATTACCGCTCCCTAAAAGATGTTGGCGTTACCTTTTATTTTacaaggcaagtcagttaagaacaaattctgatttccaatgacggcctacaccggccaaacccggacgacgctgggccaattgtgcgctgctctataggactcccaatcacggccggttgtgatacagcctggaatcgaaccagggggtctgtagtgacgcctcaagcactgagatgcagtgccttagaccactgcgccactcttagtcagagatctgtatataatgatgagatgctcgtgtctaacaatgggagtcatcccaaaggcaggcgacaagcttatgTCTGCAcattaagcccatagaaacgcattgggcttattctggatttattttggcgagagtgagccctctcgcttcgcctcttcctctctgcctaaCTCCTGCTTGCCAGCAAAATCTTTCAAGATATGTTCGCCCTCAGATTGGTATTATCATCGGAACAACATAGTCGTTTTTGAACAGACTAAGGTCGATTTATCTATCTGACACGCATTCTGTACAATTGAAATAAAGTATTTCCTAGTTTACCATGGCAGatctactgtggcaatttacCCGACACTGTATGAATGGAAACGAATGTTGGTGTAGCCTACCCTACTGAAGTATTATTTCATTTGTTTACTATTTATGTTATCCAAAAGTGTCTGGTATGGTCATATCTCATCAAGATCGAAGGTAAAATAATCCTGGACTGtccatatttgaaatgtgtaactaCATCATGCCAATCGGGGTATTGAGTTATTCGTGCCAGAAGGGCGTGGGTCGGAATCGAAGCAAGTGCGCTGAAGGCAGCGGCCTTAACCGCTAGACCACCCCTGGCCATGATTGAACAGAATTTTGATAGTTCATTCATAACCTTAGGATACAATATACAATTGTATGCCGTAGACAAATATCTATCTTGTGTTATTAAGCTACATACAACTAGTTGTTGATGAGCatggctgcatttcagatacTTTTTTGGACATTTGAATGTtgaagttatatatatatatatatagtactagtcaaaagtttggacacacctactcattccagggttgttctatagttttactattttctacattgtagaataatagcgaagacatcaaaactatgaaataacacatatggagtcatgtagtaaccaaaaaagtgttaaacaaatcaaaatatattttatattagaggctcttcaaatagccaccctttgccttgatgacagctttgcacactcttggcattctctcaaccagcttcatggggtagtcacctggaatgcatttcaattaacaggtgtgccttcttaaaagttaatttgtggaatttctttccttcttaatgcatttgagccaatcagttgtgttgtgacaaggtggggggtataaggaagatagccctatttggtaaaagatcaagtccatattatggcaagaacagctcaaataagcaaagagaaacgacagcccatcattactttcagacatgaaggtcagtcaatacgtacattttcaagaactttgaatgtttcttcaagtgcagttgcaaaaaccatcaagcgctatgatgaaactggctctcatgaggaccgccacaggaaaggaagacccagagttacctctgctgcagaggataagttcattagagttacca encodes:
- the LOC121538978 gene encoding platelet-activating factor receptor-like — its product is MGMPEDLAVSRKVNLTTVGKTTFLDSEFRYTLFPVFYGVVFVLGLIANSYVLFVLRRMRNAKAMNEIRIYMANLTVADLLFVCALPFWIGYYHCSGDWRYGDFLCRVTGVFFFINTYCSILFLAAISVNRYWAITRPLDAASSDRWRRGVAVTMVIWTLTLSMSVPHLLKTGIQVDERNVSRCFEGFHHNTDDEKRTVATIHLIIVGCFVLVFFVVVVCNLLISRALLAQSPIQTRGSSSYMPRGVKGQALQMLCAVVGVFVVCFLPHHVVQGPWTLAVLEIKEGWGSMDWDQRTRQWLNDAHQVTLMLMGLNCLLDPVVYCFATRKFRLYIKDHLKKLGRGKGCSETAITQISMVECKIMSQRLHSEQQQLQI